TAAATACTGTCAGGCTTATTTTGCTTATGACTCCAAAAAATCAGGTGGTGTAACAACTTCCCATCTTCGTTTTGGTGATAATCAGATTCGTTCACCATATCTGGTAAATACACCTGATTTTGTTGCATGTCATGTTCCTGCTTATCTCGATAAGTATGATATGCTGAGAGGATTAAAAAAAGGTGGAACATTCCTGCTCAACAGTATCTGGAATGCCGAAGAAACCAAAAATCACCTGCCTGACTATATGAAAAAGTATATGGCAGACAATGATATCAATTTCTACATCATCAATGCTACTGAAATTGCTGAAGAAATTGGACTTGGTGGCCGCACAAATACTATCATGCAATCAACTTTCTTCAAAATTTCTGAGGTTATTCCTTATGCTACTGCTGTAGATTATATGAAAAAGGCAGTTGTGAAGGACTTCGGTCGTAAGGGTGAAGAAATTGTGAAGATGAATCATGCAGCTATTGATCGTGGAGGTGAAGCTGTTAAAGTAGAAATTCCTGAAGAATGGAAATCTATTGAGGTTGTTGCTGCCCATGTTGAAAACGATGCCCCTGATTTTATCAAAAATGTAGTCGAACCTATCAATGCTATGAAGGGTGATTTATTGCCTGTAAGTGCATTCCTGGGTCGCGAAGATGGTACTTTCCCTGCCGGTACAACTGCTTACGAAAAACGCGGTATTGCTGTAAATGTACCTAAATGGGTGTCTGACAATTGTATCCAGTGTAACCAGTGTGCCTATGTTTGCCCTCACGCCTGTATCCGTCCTTTCCTTATTGATGAAGAGGAAATGAAAGGCTTGCCTGTAGGTACTCCGGCGCTTAAAGCTATTCCAAAAACATTCGAAGGACTTAAATTCAGAATTCAATTAAGCCCGCTTGATTGTACTGGTTGTGGAAATTGCGTAGACGTATGTCCGGCCAAAACCAAAGCACTTGTCATGGAGCCACTTGAAAGTCAGATGGAGCAAAATGACCTTTGGAATGTTATTTCTAAATCTGTTTCTTATAAAGATACAATCGTGTCAAAAGAACAGAATGTTAAAAATAGCCAGTTTGCCCAGCCACTGTTCGAGTTCTCAGGAGCATGTTCAGGTTGCGGTGAAACACCATATATTAAACTGATTACTCAGCTTTATGGCGACAGAATGATGGTTGCCAATGCTACTGGTTGTTCTTCAATTTATGGTGGTTCAGCTCCTTCAACTCCTTATACTACAAATGCAAAAGGAGAAGGTCCTGCATGGGCTAATTCATTGTTTGAAGATAATGCAGAATATGGATTTGGAATGGCTACAGCCGTTTCGAAGCTGCGCGATCGCATTGCTCAGCGCATGGAAATTATCATCAATGGCGATGCAAAGGCAGCTCTCAAAGAAGCTTGTCAGGAATGGATTGCTGGTAAAAATGATGCAGTGAAATCGCGCGAAGCATCAGCTAAAGTGCTTGATTTACTCAAGGATGAAACATCTGATGTTGCCAAAGAATTGCTGGCACTGAAACAGTATTTCGTTAAGAAATCAATCTGGATGTTTGGTGGCGACGGTTGGGCATATGATATTGGATATGGCGGACTTGACCATGTGATTGCCTCTGGCGAAGATGTTAATCTGCTTGTGCTTGATACCGAAGTTTATTCCAATACAGGAGGACAGGCTTCCAAATCTACACCTGTTGGCGCCATTGCCAAGTTTGCAGCAAGCGGTAAGAAAGTAAGAAAGAAAGATTTGGGCATGATGGCCATGAGTTATGGTTATGTTTACGTTGCCCAGGTTGCCATGGGTGCCAACCAATCACAGTATCTTAAAGCACTGCGTGAGGCCGAAGCTTATCCCGGACCATCTGTCATTATTGCCTATTCTCCTTGTATCAATCATGGTATCAGGGCTGGCATGGGTAAAGCTCAGGAACAGCAGGCCAATGCAGTTGAATCGGGTTATTGGGCACTTTACAGATTTAATCCGCTTCTTGAAAAAGAAGGAAAAAATCCATTCCAGCTTGATTCAAAAGAGCCTGATTTTAGCAAATTCCAGAACTTCCTTGAATCAGAGGTACGCTATACTTCACTCAAAAAGTCATTCCCGGCCGAAGCTGCAGAGCTATTCTCTGCTGCCGAGGATAATGCCAAATGGCGTTATTATGGCTACAGACGGATGAGTGAAATGGATTTTACTCCCAGATAATCGTTTTTCCTTTCAAAGGAATATGTAACTTTGAAGCCGGGATTTTTCCCGGCTTTTTATTTTTAAACAATCATGAAACATATCTTATACCTGGCTACTGCTATCATTTTAATTACATCCTGCAAACAGGAAAAAAGTAATAACAAAGCGCAGAATGATTTAAAATCAATTCATGAAACAACTTTAAAGTCAGCTGATTCTTCGGCAAATAACAAGTTGGGCAATGAATACATGGTACTTGGTACATTGTATCAGCAAAAGGCCGGTGAATACCGGGCATTGTGCTATCAGGCCTTTAACCTTGGCAAATTAATGCTTGATGCTGATTTGAAAGATGCTTCTGTTGATAAACATCGTATTGTAATTCTTGATGTTGATGAAACAGTGTTGGATAACAGCCCTTTTCAGGCAAAGTGCATCAAGGAAGGGACTAATTATCCGGTAAACTGGGATGAATGGTGTAAAAAATCGTCGGCTATGCCGTTACCGGGCGTTCTCGATTTTCTGAGTTATGCCAAATCTAACGGTGTGAGTATTTATTATGTAACTAACAGAAAGTCACACCTGAAAGAAGCTACAATTAATAATTTAGTTGTAATGGGTTTTCCGCAGGCTGATGCCGAACATGTGATTACCAGGACAACAGATGATAGCAAAGAGGGCAGGAGGCAGGAACTGGCATCAAAATATCATATCTCACTGCTGTTTGGTGATAATCTGAATGATTTCTCCAATGTGTTTGAAAAGAAAGATTCATATAC
The nucleotide sequence above comes from Lentimicrobiaceae bacterium. Encoded proteins:
- the nifJ gene encoding pyruvate:ferredoxin (flavodoxin) oxidoreductase, whose amino-acid sequence is MTKKKNFVTCDGNYAAAHIAYMFSEVAAIYPITPSSTMAEYVDEWAAHGRKNIFGETVKVAEMQSEAGAAGAVHGSLQAGALTTTYTASQGLLLMIPNMYKISGELLPGVFHVSARSLAAQALSIFGDHSDVYSTRQTGFAMLATGSVQEILDLAGVAHLTSIKSRVPFLHFFDGFRTSHEIQKAEAPSTEDMAALLDWDALKAFRERALNPEHPVTRGTAQNPDIYFQSREAANKFYDVLPDMVEDYMRQITKLTGREYHPFTYYGAPDAENVLIAMGSITDTIKEVIDHLNAKGEKTGLVSVHLYRPFSAKYFFNVMPKSAKRICVLDRTKEPGANGEPLYLDVKELFYDRAEKPIIIGGRYGLSSKDTTPAMIISVINNLKSAEPKNRFTVGIVDDVTFTSLPMLPEIDLAPKGTFQAKFYGIGADGTVGANKNSIKIIGDTTDKYCQAYFAYDSKKSGGVTTSHLRFGDNQIRSPYLVNTPDFVACHVPAYLDKYDMLRGLKKGGTFLLNSIWNAEETKNHLPDYMKKYMADNDINFYIINATEIAEEIGLGGRTNTIMQSTFFKISEVIPYATAVDYMKKAVVKDFGRKGEEIVKMNHAAIDRGGEAVKVEIPEEWKSIEVVAAHVENDAPDFIKNVVEPINAMKGDLLPVSAFLGREDGTFPAGTTAYEKRGIAVNVPKWVSDNCIQCNQCAYVCPHACIRPFLIDEEEMKGLPVGTPALKAIPKTFEGLKFRIQLSPLDCTGCGNCVDVCPAKTKALVMEPLESQMEQNDLWNVISKSVSYKDTIVSKEQNVKNSQFAQPLFEFSGACSGCGETPYIKLITQLYGDRMMVANATGCSSIYGGSAPSTPYTTNAKGEGPAWANSLFEDNAEYGFGMATAVSKLRDRIAQRMEIIINGDAKAALKEACQEWIAGKNDAVKSREASAKVLDLLKDETSDVAKELLALKQYFVKKSIWMFGGDGWAYDIGYGGLDHVIASGEDVNLLVLDTEVYSNTGGQASKSTPVGAIAKFAASGKKVRKKDLGMMAMSYGYVYVAQVAMGANQSQYLKALREAEAYPGPSVIIAYSPCINHGIRAGMGKAQEQQANAVESGYWALYRFNPLLEKEGKNPFQLDSKEPDFSKFQNFLESEVRYTSLKKSFPAEAAELFSAAEDNAKWRYYGYRRMSEMDFTPR
- a CDS encoding 5'-nucleotidase, lipoprotein e(P4) family, yielding MKHILYLATAIILITSCKQEKSNNKAQNDLKSIHETTLKSADSSANNKLGNEYMVLGTLYQQKAGEYRALCYQAFNLGKLMLDADLKDASVDKHRIVILDVDETVLDNSPFQAKCIKEGTNYPVNWDEWCKKSSAMPLPGVLDFLSYAKSNGVSIYYVTNRKSHLKEATINNLVVMGFPQADAEHVITRTTDDSKEGRRQELASKYHISLLFGDNLNDFSNVFEKKDSYTRAASVDEYKNEFGRRFIVLPNAMYGDWELALYNYDSKLSDSTKSALRHEALTGF